A portion of the Hymenobacter gelipurpurascens genome contains these proteins:
- the dapB gene encoding 4-hydroxy-tetrahydrodipicolinate reductase has translation MKLLLIGYGKMGRAIEAQAVARGHQIAGIVDPARPDVHITDFTPATVDAAIEFTHPDAAFQNVQACLRQGIPLVCGSTGWLHHFPEAQALSKETGTPLFYASNYSVGVNLFFHFNEYIAAKMHQFGGYDVQVREIHHTQKVDQPSGTALTAAEGILRHFPNKTTWRNEATPEPKELAIISEREGAVVGTHIVTYTSPADSIELKHEAHSRDGFVQGALLAAEWLPGRQGVFGMKDLLGL, from the coding sequence ATGAAGCTTCTCCTGATTGGCTACGGCAAAATGGGCCGAGCCATCGAGGCGCAGGCTGTGGCTCGCGGCCACCAGATTGCCGGCATCGTAGATCCCGCTCGCCCCGATGTACATATCACCGACTTCACGCCTGCTACTGTTGATGCGGCTATTGAGTTTACCCACCCCGATGCGGCTTTCCAGAACGTGCAGGCTTGCTTGCGCCAGGGCATTCCGCTGGTGTGTGGCTCTACCGGCTGGCTCCATCACTTCCCGGAAGCACAGGCCTTGAGCAAAGAAACGGGCACGCCGCTGTTTTATGCGTCTAACTACAGCGTAGGTGTTAACCTGTTTTTCCACTTCAATGAGTACATCGCGGCCAAAATGCACCAGTTTGGTGGCTACGATGTGCAAGTGCGCGAAATCCATCATACCCAGAAGGTAGACCAGCCCAGCGGAACTGCCCTGACAGCGGCCGAAGGCATTCTGCGTCACTTCCCCAACAAAACCACCTGGCGCAACGAAGCGACGCCAGAACCGAAAGAGTTGGCCATCATCTCGGAGCGTGAAGGCGCAGTGGTAGGCACCCACATCGTGACGTACACCTCCCCCGCCGATAGCATTGAGCTGAAGCACGAAGCGCACTCCCGCGACGGGTTTGTGCAGGGTGCCTTACTGGCGGCCGAGTGGCTCCCGGGCCGCCAAGGCGTGTTCGGCATGAAGGATTTGCTAGGCCTGTAG
- the lepB gene encoding signal peptidase I has product MAVQSWEKYLEKNKPAPASTSTTTSKPKKHKGPIREWGDAILFAVVAATLIRWATFEAYTIPTPSMEHSLLVGDYLFVSKLHYGPRTPQTPLQVPLTHQTIWGTSIKSYSEAIQLQSHRLPGFSSVKNNDVVVFNVPTEAEHPADLRTNYIKRCIGIPGDVLTIVNGQVSINGKPAKNYPEMQSSYFLQVPQANDDLMDAFKKYGVVNYDNTETGEPLSYGDDPTYGPGYQVSMTPAAVAFFKQQPYVKGIIDLKTPAGQPEPGQQVFPNNPDAPYSQPLANPPFPTWNKDNYGPLQIPKKGQTVQLTAQNTPLYQKILLRYEHNDGMTLDAASGMITQNGKPVTSYTFKQDYYFMMGDNRHNSLDSRFWGFVPEDHIVGKAVLIWLSVDPHASFFKKIRWNRLFNLVD; this is encoded by the coding sequence ATGGCTGTACAATCCTGGGAGAAATACCTCGAAAAGAATAAACCGGCTCCGGCTTCCACTTCGACGACGACCTCGAAGCCGAAGAAGCACAAAGGGCCGATCCGGGAATGGGGCGACGCTATCCTGTTTGCCGTGGTAGCTGCCACGCTTATCCGTTGGGCTACGTTTGAGGCCTACACCATCCCGACGCCTTCCATGGAGCACTCACTGCTGGTAGGCGACTACCTGTTCGTGAGCAAGCTGCACTACGGCCCGCGCACGCCCCAGACGCCACTGCAGGTACCGCTCACGCACCAGACTATCTGGGGAACCAGCATCAAGAGCTATTCTGAGGCCATACAGCTACAGAGCCACCGCTTGCCGGGCTTCTCTTCGGTGAAGAACAACGACGTGGTAGTGTTCAACGTGCCCACCGAGGCCGAACACCCCGCTGACCTGCGCACGAACTATATCAAGCGCTGCATCGGTATCCCTGGCGACGTGCTCACGATTGTGAACGGCCAAGTATCGATAAATGGCAAGCCCGCCAAGAACTACCCCGAAATGCAGAGCAGCTATTTCCTGCAGGTACCTCAGGCCAACGATGATCTGATGGACGCCTTCAAGAAATATGGCGTTGTTAACTACGATAACACCGAGACGGGGGAGCCGTTGAGCTACGGTGATGATCCTACGTATGGGCCTGGCTACCAAGTAAGCATGACGCCTGCCGCGGTAGCTTTCTTCAAGCAGCAGCCGTATGTGAAGGGCATTATTGACCTGAAAACGCCGGCTGGTCAGCCGGAGCCCGGCCAGCAGGTGTTCCCCAATAACCCTGATGCCCCCTACAGTCAGCCACTAGCCAACCCGCCCTTCCCCACCTGGAACAAGGACAACTACGGCCCCCTGCAAATCCCGAAGAAAGGCCAGACGGTACAACTCACGGCGCAAAACACGCCGCTGTACCAGAAAATTCTGCTGCGCTATGAGCACAACGACGGCATGACCTTGGACGCCGCCAGTGGTATGATCACGCAGAATGGAAAGCCTGTTACGAGCTATACCTTCAAGCAGGACTATTACTTCATGATGGGCGACAACCGCCACAACTCACTCGACTCCCGCTTCTGGGGCTTTGTTCCCGAAGACCACATCGTGGGCAAAGCAGTGCTTATCTGGCTGTCGGTTGACCCACACGCTTCCTTCTTCAAAAAGATCCGCTGGAACCGCCTCTTCAATCTGGTTGATTAG